A segment of the Xenorhabdus bovienii SS-2004 genome:
GTTCAAAAGAGCCGAACACCGCCCAGTGATCCAATTCTACATAAGCGTCATCCAAGTCTTGTTCTGAGGAAGATGATTCGAATTCGGAGAAAACCGCCTCATCTTGCTCTGTTAACTGACGCAAGACACCTGCCGGACTCTCTTGCAGCAAAACGTTCTTATCCACTTCTGAAAAATAAAAAATATAATCTGCACCATGCAGCGTGACGCCCGCTTCAGTCAATTTCTGGCGGAAAATCGATTCAGACAGCTCTTGCTGTTGATAAAGACCGGCCTTATCAGCCAGTGCAGGCGTCAGAACCGCCATCACTCGGCCGTCGGAAGTTTCCAGCACCATGACCCGACGATCTTCGTTCAGATCAGGGTTGACAGTGACCGTAAAGGTTCCATCACTATAGAGAACGTCTCCGTTCAAAAATGGGGTCTGCCAAAAATCAGTTATTGTTTGTGAAAATAAAGGCATACTTCTTACTCGCGTTGGTTGGAATCAGCGAGCGCACGATGGCGCTCAGTCAAATAACTCAGGGAAAGACAAGCGGAAGTTTGAGATACTCACCCCCTTGCTCGTTCTTCAAACTATGGTATCACTTCATCACATGTAAATAGGCTTGGTCAATCTGGACAGAGCCGCCAGCAA
Coding sequences within it:
- a CDS encoding GNAT family N-acetyltransferase — protein: MPLFSQTITDFWQTPFLNGDVLYSDGTFTVTVNPDLNEDRRVMVLETSDGRVMAVLTPALADKAGLYQQQELSESIFRQKLTEAGVTLHGADYIFYFSEVDKNVLLQESPAGVLRQLTEQDEAVFSEFESSSSEQDLDDAYVELDHWAVFGSFEQHRLVSAASMYPWENAQIADLGVLTLTSFRGKGHASKVVRSISQYACHQGYEPQYRCQLDNYASTSLAKAAGLTLFGKWEVISPDSTE